In a genomic window of Leishmania infantum JPCM5 genome chromosome 3:
- a CDS encoding phosphate-Repressible Phosphate Permease-like protein — translation MIHPYLWIAVVGGFVGFLVACGNGANDLANAFGTSYGSRVLTMLQIVVIAAVCEFSGAVGLGSEVATTMSSGIAKLSTFEDDPYVLMYGFLCTLGATFIWLLVATLANLPVSSHHAVAGGIIGFALVYGGGDAVVWAGRKQAFPYVSGFVPIVVSWFISPLLAGLAAAVLYSMARFLILERTFAVRLAPYLMPVIVLIVFFLEFIFIFLNAASNRLSWSSGHAAWMAIAVAASVAVLSLGLIPVMKRRIESIRVSGEKCGAEEGCDAVEAMRMKMMGARVSSIRTFQTRRQAGEYLMAEKQRRKEREAPANVVKTEPAEEGSNEAEDARAAKKLGLASRLVYGAVVRDESSDVDSPFDENANGAQGGSDEVDAVHVTAIDPKFNYLKYDESGVRMFDPRAEYMFRMLQVVTAACTSLAHGSNDVSNAIGPYAAIYQVYRTGNVASAANVEVWLLCLGGAGIVVGLATFGLPIMRLLGEKLAVLTPVRGCAAEVATALVVSLASTYGIPVSSTHCITGAVLAISMVDVGFRRVRWALVLKMYVGWVFTLIVTAIISACFFAQGITAPVPRGSR, via the coding sequence ATGATCCACCCGTATCTGTGGATCGCCGTCGTGGGCGGCTTCGTGGGCTTCCTCGTGGCgtgcggcaacggcgccaaCGACCTCGCCAACGCCTTCGGCACCAGCTACGGCTCGCGCGTTCTCACGATGCTGCAgatcgtcgtcatcgccgccgtctgtGAGTTCTCCGGGGCCGTCGGGCTCGGTAGCGAAGTGGCTACCACCATGtccagcggcatcgccaaGCTGTCCACCTTCGAGGACGACCCCTACGTGCTCATGTACGGATTTCTCTGCACGCTCGGCGCGACTTTCATCTGGCTCCTGGTCGCCACGCTCGCCAACCTGCCCGTGTCGTCGcaccacgccgtcgccggcggcatcATCGGCTTCGCGCTGGtgtacggcggcggcgacgcggttGTGTGGGCCGGCCGCAAGCAAGCCTTCCCCTACGTCTCCGGCTTCGTGCCCATTGTCGTCTCGTGGTTCATCTCGCCCCTGCTGgccggcctcgccgccgccgtcttaTACAGCATGGCCCGCTTCCTGATCCTCGAGCGCACCTTCGCCGTCCGCCTCGCGCCCTACCTCATGCCCGTCATCGTGCTCATCGTCTTCTTCCTCGAGTTCATCTTCATCTTCCTCAACGCTGCGAGTAACCGACTGTCGTGGTCGTCCGGGCACGCCGCTTGGATGGCGATCGCCGTGGCCGCCagcgtggcggtgctgtcgctggGGCTGATCCCTGTGATGAAGCGCCGCATCGAGTCCATTCGCGTCTCTGGTGAGAAGTgcggcgcggaggagggctgcgatgccgtggaggcgatgcgTATGAAGATGAtgggtgcgcgcgtgtcgaGCATCCGCACCTTCCAGACAAGGAGGCAGGCGGGCGAGTACCTCATGGCGGaaaagcagcgccgcaaggAGCGCGAGGCGCCGGCCAACGTTGTGAAGACCGAGCCCGCCGAGGAGGGCAGCAACGAGGCTGaggacgcacgcgcagcgaaGAAGCTTGGTCTTGCGTCACGCCTGGTGtacggcgccgtcgtgcgcgACGAATCCTCGGATGTGGATAGCCCCTTCGACGAGAACGCCAACGGCGCGCAGGGCGGTAGCGACGAGGTCGATGCGGTCCACGTGACCGCGATTGATCCGAAATTCAACTACCTGAAGTACGACGAGAGCGGCGTGCGCATGTTCGACCCGCGCGCCGAGTACATGTTCCGCATGCTGCAGGTCGTCACTGCCGCCTGCACGTCGCTGGCGCACGGCTCCAACGATGTCAGCAACGCCATCGGCCCCTACGCTGCCATCTACCAGGTGTATAGAACCGGCAAcgtggcgagcgcggcgaaCGTTGAGGTGTGGCTGTTGTGtctcggcggtgctggcatCGTGGTCGGGCTGGCCACCTTCGGGCTGCCCATCATGCGGTTGCTGGGCGAGAAActggcggtgctgacgccggtgcgcggctgcgcagctgaGGTGGCTACGGCGCTCGTCGTGTCGCTGGCGTCCACCTACGGCATCCCTGTATCATCCACGCACTGCATCACTGGCGCCGTGTTGGCCATCTCCATGGTCGACGTCGGCTTCCGCCGTGTGCGTTGGGCTCTGGTGCTGAAGATGTACGTCGGCTGGGTCTTCACGCTGATCGTCACCGCCATCATTTCCGCCTGCTTCTTCGCGCAGGGCATCACCGCACCGGTGCCGCGTGGCAGCCGCTAA
- a CDS encoding putative 26S protease regulatory subunit: MQSNAPFDPEREALRNEAIKKTVERNVTQARLKKVNDDVKLQQRELDKVEDQVNALLSIGHYVGEVLKRVDEERFIVKSISGARHLVGYRKSIKPEKLKFGARVALEITTFTIVKVLPREVDPQVYSMQYMSSDKDVSFQDIGGLQPQMRQMREVIELPLTNPELFVRVGIAPPKGVLLYGPPGTGKTLLAKAIAANVDAAFLKIVASSIVDKYIGESARVIREMFAYAREHEPCIIFIDEVDAIGSKRIEGSSSDREIQRTLMELLNQMDGFDKLGKVKVIMATNRPDTLDAALMRPGRLDRKIEIPLPNEAGRLDILRIHSAKITKKGDIDFESVVKLSEGFNGADLRNVCTEAGMFAIRAGRDYVENDDFNKAVRKVADMKRLEGTAHQYSDQ, encoded by the coding sequence ATGCAGAGCAACGCCCCCTTCGACCCGGagcgcgaggcgctgcgcaacgaAGCCATCAAGAAGACAGTGGAGCGCAACGTCACGCAGGCTCGCTTGAAGAAGGTGAACGACGACGtcaagctgcagcagcgtgagcTGGACAAGGTGGAGGATCAAGTCAACGCCCTCCTCAGCATTGGCCATTACGTGGGTGAAGTGCTCAAGCGCGTCGATGAGGAGCGCTTCATCGTGAAGAGCATCAGCGGTGCGCGTCACCTCGTCGGCTACCGCAAGAGCATCAAGCCGGAGAAGCTCAAGTTCGGCGCTCGTGTCGCGCTGGAAATTACGACCTTCACGATCGTgaaggtgctgccgcgcgaggTGGACCCGCAGGTGTACAGCATGCAGTACATGTCCAGTGACAAGGATGTGTCCTTCCAGGACATTGGTgggctgcagccgcagaTGCGTCAGATGCGCGAAGTGATCGAGCTTCCCCTGACGAACCCGGAACTGTTCGTGCGCGTCGGTATTGCGCCACCGAAGGGCGTACTGCTGTACGGGCCGCCCGGCACCGgcaagacgctgctggcCAAGGCCATCGCCGCGAACGTGGATGCCGCGTTCCTCAAGATCGTCGCCTCTTCCATTGTCGACAAGTACATTGGCGAGTCCGCCCGCGTCATCCGCGAGATGTTCGCCTACGCGCGTGAGCATGAGCCGTGCATCATCTTCATTGATGAGGTGGATGCCATCGGCAGCAAGCGTATCGAGGGCTCGTCCTCCGATCGCGAAATACAGCGCACACTTATGGAGCTGCTCAACCAGATGGACGGCTTTGACAAGCTAGGCAAGGTGAAGGTGATCATGGCGACGAACCGGCCCGACACGCTCGATgcggcgctgatgcggcCTGGCCGCCTCGACCGCAAGATCGAGATCCCGTTGCCGAACGAGGCGGGGCGGCTCGATATTCTCCGCATTCACTCGGCGAAGATAACGAAAAAGGGAGACATCGACTTCGAGAGCGTCGTGAAGCTGTCGGAGGGCTTCAACGGTGCTGATCTACGCAACGTGTGCACGGAGGCCGGCATGTTCGCCATCCGCGCCGGCCGAGACTACGTCGAGAACGACGACTTCAACAAGGCCGTCCGCAAGGTGGCTGATATGAAGCGGCTGGAGGGTACGGCGCACCAGTACTCAGACCAGTAG